Within the Candidatus Lokiarchaeota archaeon genome, the region AAACCACGTCCAGTTTGACATGCGGTTCATACCGGAGAAGGAACTTCCACTGTACTTTTCTGCGGCTTCCGTTGTACTGGTGCCGTATACTGAGAGTGTAGGAGCGAGCGGGCCCATTCACAATTATGCAGCCTATGGAACACCCATTGTTGCAGCCGACGTGGGGCATCACATGAAGGGATCACTAGGGGGCTCTGTTGTGCTATTCGAAGCAGAGGATACTGAGGCTCTTGCAGATGCAGTCAACAGAATTCTGTCAAACAAGGGTTTCGCAAACCAAATTGGTAAGAAACATCGAAACTATGCCAAAAGAGAATCCTGGCCAAAAGCAGCCCTCAGGACCCTCAGACATTATGCAAAAACCCTCAAAACTGAATAGGTCCAAGTTCACAGTAGGTTTAGGCATTGAGGAATCTTTAAGTCAATGCTGTTCCGGTTCAGCGATTCACACGGGAGATACACCTATTGACCAAGTATGATGAACTTCGCATCTCAATCGAGAAAAAGAAAGCGAAAGTCTGTGTTATAGGCATGGGCTACATCGGCCTTCCGACAGCACTGTTCTACGCCAGAGCTGGGTTAGATGTACAGGGAATAGACACGAACGAGGACCTTGTTACAGAACTTGGAGAAGGAAAAATCCGCATGAAAGAAGAAGGGCTGGATGAGCTTGCAGATGAATACTTGGACTCGATTTATGTAACAGCGTCATACGAGTCGATATGCGATTCCGACATCTACGTTCTGTGTTTGCCAAGCCCCATAAACCAAGAAAACAGAGCTGTGCTGAAGTACCTCCAGGATGCTGTGAAGCAACTTGGTCAACAGGTGTGTAAGAGGTGCCTGATTCTCGTCGAAAGTACAGTCCCTGTTGGTGCTACAGAGAAGCTTGCTACACTCTTTGCTGAAGAAAGTGACATGATACTAGATGAGGACTTCTGGGTTGTGCATTGTCCTGAGCGCGTTCTACCAGGAAAAGTCGTTAAGGAAATGGATACAAATCACAGGCTTGCAGGAGGGGTAACCGAGAACTCGACCAAATTAGGTGAGGCCTTTCTCGAAACGGTATTCGATTCTGAATTGGTACATCCCACAACAGCTGCCGTATCTGAAACAGCAAAGCTTGCAGAGAATGCATACAGGGATGTTCAGATAGGATTCGTCAATGAATTGGCCAAGTTTTGCACAGATATGTCCATTGATGTAACAGAAGTAATCAGATTGGCCAATCTACATCCCAGAGT harbors:
- a CDS encoding nucleotide sugar dehydrogenase; the encoded protein is MTKYDELRISIEKKKAKVCVIGMGYIGLPTALFYARAGLDVQGIDTNEDLVTELGEGKIRMKEEGLDELADEYLDSIYVTASYESICDSDIYVLCLPSPINQENRAVLKYLQDAVKQLGQQVCKRCLILVESTVPVGATEKLATLFAEESDMILDEDFWVVHCPERVLPGKVVKEMDTNHRLAGGVTENSTKLGEAFLETVFDSELVHPTTAAVSETAKLAENAYRDVQIGFVNELAKFCTDMSIDVTEVIRLANLHPRVSMLKPGLGVGGYCLPKDGWILVDSARENDSEAKVIPAAREVNESMPSHVFRRIQKVILEDSTVKRFIGLLGLSFKPNVSDTRNSPSVDLLRLLTSAGDTVIVYDPYVDRDFGVQKADSLEDVIEQCEIIVLAVPHDTLVENLEDQNLEDIILVDPWNKVPHLQGKVERYLGLTV